The following proteins come from a genomic window of Yinghuangia sp. ASG 101:
- a CDS encoding CpsD/CapB family tyrosine-protein kinase — METSSYFSVLQRRWQLVVACLAVGLVAGFMLTPDNPKTVGNDWSSTISIVRAPETDKEFPLAQVQFVSDGGDVAKAVGAQLGEEPSLIAARVTSGVDTEAGVVWITAEGPTRADTEVLARTWADATARVFQEKQRAQNQKNADDLRPQLDRLRAEVEQLGKAVAALPPTQQTASVQQSDLTIKKAAYEELAARVAKWSQPFDDPRVLVQDNLRSSADAATSILAPSSRPLRITLAGLLGLALGLVAALMVDRMDMRLRSRLQVEDAFGMPVIAEVPRAPRRMRGGHAVLVAARPGSPVAEAYRSLRSALLLSGPPGLAFRLGETAPRTGRASSLPARRFTDPAPVLLVVSPRPGDGRTVTVANLAAALAEAGRSVLVLDCDFRNPEAHLYLGAKPGTGLSELLLSERETDLAHVIRSTEIPQVTVITGGAPTSYPAALLLRVGDVIARARHHADVVLLDSAPLLFANDTNDLMRHADAMLVVTRSGNLTPDQASRVSELLTRTGVPVAGIALIGTDPSTVGVRGGRGRSAAAVPGSGLIPRGRANRTADAADDGERAAPSWAQRPAIGDGPAHTADGTPAALGAGPDDGLRPEEPHGGAAHDPLVHTAELRTIGIPPADHDDVFDPGTSGFGNGFLDETPGENGHFAAPGDHGTHRAHGTRTSGAEDRP; from the coding sequence GTGGAGACCTCTAGCTACTTCTCCGTCCTGCAGCGCCGCTGGCAACTGGTGGTGGCATGCCTGGCGGTGGGGTTGGTCGCCGGGTTCATGCTCACCCCCGACAACCCGAAGACCGTCGGCAACGACTGGTCGAGCACCATCTCCATCGTGCGCGCCCCGGAGACGGACAAGGAATTCCCGCTCGCGCAGGTCCAGTTCGTCTCGGACGGCGGCGACGTCGCGAAGGCCGTCGGCGCGCAGCTGGGCGAGGAACCGTCGCTCATCGCCGCCCGCGTCACCTCCGGCGTCGACACCGAGGCGGGCGTCGTCTGGATCACCGCGGAGGGCCCGACCCGCGCGGACACCGAAGTCCTCGCACGAACCTGGGCGGACGCCACGGCCCGCGTCTTCCAGGAGAAGCAGCGGGCCCAGAACCAGAAGAACGCCGACGACCTGCGGCCCCAGCTCGACCGGCTCCGCGCCGAGGTCGAGCAGTTGGGCAAGGCGGTCGCGGCGCTGCCGCCCACCCAGCAGACCGCGAGCGTGCAGCAGTCGGACCTCACGATCAAGAAGGCGGCGTACGAGGAACTGGCGGCGCGGGTCGCGAAGTGGTCGCAGCCGTTCGACGACCCCCGGGTCCTCGTCCAGGACAACCTGCGCAGCTCGGCCGACGCGGCGACGAGCATCCTGGCGCCCTCGTCGCGGCCGTTGCGCATCACGCTGGCCGGCCTGCTCGGCCTGGCGCTCGGCCTCGTCGCCGCGCTGATGGTCGACCGCATGGACATGCGCCTGCGCAGCCGCCTCCAGGTGGAGGACGCGTTCGGGATGCCGGTCATCGCCGAAGTGCCGCGCGCGCCACGGCGGATGCGTGGCGGCCACGCGGTGCTGGTCGCGGCGCGGCCGGGGAGTCCGGTGGCGGAGGCGTACCGGTCGCTGCGGTCGGCGCTGCTGTTGTCCGGGCCGCCCGGTCTGGCGTTCCGGTTGGGCGAGACCGCGCCGCGCACCGGGCGCGCGTCGTCGCTGCCCGCGCGCCGGTTCACCGATCCGGCGCCGGTGCTGCTGGTCGTCTCACCCCGGCCCGGCGACGGCCGGACCGTCACGGTCGCCAACCTCGCGGCGGCGCTCGCCGAGGCCGGGCGCTCGGTGCTGGTCCTGGACTGCGACTTCCGCAACCCCGAGGCGCACCTGTACCTGGGCGCCAAACCCGGCACCGGGTTGTCCGAACTGCTGTTGTCCGAGCGGGAGACGGACCTCGCGCACGTGATCAGGTCCACCGAGATCCCGCAGGTCACGGTGATCACCGGGGGCGCGCCGACGAGTTACCCCGCCGCGCTGCTGCTGCGCGTCGGCGACGTGATCGCACGCGCACGGCACCACGCGGACGTCGTCCTGCTCGACAGCGCGCCGCTGCTCTTCGCGAACGACACGAACGACCTGATGCGGCACGCCGACGCGATGCTGGTGGTCACGCGCAGCGGCAACCTGACCCCGGATCAGGCATCGCGGGTGTCCGAGCTGCTGACCCGAACGGGCGTGCCCGTCGCGGGCATCGCGCTGATCGGCACCGACCCGTCGACCGTCGGGGTGCGCGGCGGGCGCGGCCGGTCCGCGGCGGCCGTCCCCGGCAGCGGGCTGATCCCGCGCGGCCGGGCGAACCGTACGGCCGACGCCGCCGACGACGGCGAGCGTGCGGCGCCGAGTTGGGCCCAGCGCCCGGCGATCGGCGACGGCCCGGCGCACACCGCCGACGGCACGCCGGCCGCGCTCGGCGCCGGGCCGGACGACGGCCTTCGGCCCGAGGAGCCGCACGGCGGCGCGGCGCACGACCCGCTGGTCCACACCGCCGAGTTGCGGACGATCGGCATCCCGCCCGCGGACCACGACGACGTGTTCGACCCCGGAACGAGCGGCTTCGGCAACGGCTTCCTCGACGAAACCCCGGGCGAGAACGGTCACTTCGCGGCCCCGGGCGACCACGGCACGCACCGCGCGCACGGCACCCGGACGTCCGGCGCCGAGGACCGCCCGTGA
- a CDS encoding glycosyltransferase produces the protein MGVVPVHVLHVIDSVDRAGGAEQALAVTASRLVRRGVTLDVAYLLDMDGFQPELVDAGASLFGVHAKSRAATVSGLRRVIRDRTPDLVHSTLFEADVAGRAAAVTCRVPVVSSLVNSAYGPEQFASPTLRWWKLRAAQALDAATARGVCRFHALTDHVADVMARRLAVRRSRIDVVPRGRDPELLGAARKQRDAVRAALGIGADTPVVLAAARQEYQKGLDILVDAFGSVRTSIPEAVLLLAGPPGTQTERLRAAAEKVGGEASVRFLGERRDVAELMGAADVFALSSRWEGLGSVVIEAMGCGTPVVATDLPPVREIVGSTECAVLVPPGHTAALATALTGALSDRAEAEARAAAAAARFLDTFTVDRVVDRMVEFYARARSGSRT, from the coding sequence ATGGGGGTTGTGCCCGTGCACGTGCTGCACGTGATAGACAGCGTCGATCGGGCCGGGGGGGCCGAGCAGGCATTGGCCGTGACGGCGTCGCGTCTGGTCCGCCGCGGCGTGACGCTCGACGTCGCGTATCTGCTGGACATGGACGGCTTTCAACCCGAACTCGTGGACGCGGGCGCGTCGTTGTTCGGTGTGCACGCGAAGTCCCGTGCGGCGACGGTCTCCGGGCTGCGCCGCGTGATCCGCGACCGTACGCCCGATCTCGTGCACTCCACGCTGTTCGAGGCCGACGTGGCCGGGCGCGCGGCTGCGGTCACGTGCCGCGTCCCGGTCGTGTCGAGCCTGGTCAACTCCGCTTACGGGCCCGAGCAGTTCGCGTCGCCGACCCTGCGCTGGTGGAAGCTGCGCGCGGCCCAGGCCCTGGACGCGGCGACCGCGCGGGGCGTATGCCGGTTCCACGCGTTGACCGACCACGTCGCGGACGTGATGGCCCGTCGGCTCGCGGTGCGGCGGTCCCGGATCGACGTGGTGCCGCGCGGCCGTGATCCCGAACTCCTGGGCGCGGCCCGCAAACAGCGTGACGCGGTCCGCGCGGCGCTCGGTATCGGCGCCGACACGCCGGTCGTGCTGGCGGCGGCCCGGCAGGAGTACCAGAAGGGACTGGACATCCTCGTCGACGCGTTCGGCAGCGTGCGGACGAGCATTCCCGAGGCCGTGCTGCTGCTCGCGGGCCCGCCCGGCACACAGACCGAACGGCTGCGCGCCGCCGCCGAGAAGGTCGGCGGCGAGGCGTCGGTGCGGTTCCTCGGCGAGCGGCGGGACGTCGCCGAACTCATGGGCGCCGCCGATGTGTTCGCACTGTCGTCGCGCTGGGAGGGCCTGGGCAGCGTGGTCATCGAGGCGATGGGGTGCGGAACTCCCGTGGTGGCGACGGACCTTCCCCCGGTGCGCGAGATCGTCGGCTCCACGGAGTGCGCGGTCCTCGTCCCTCCGGGGCACACCGCGGCGCTCGCCACCGCGTTGACCGGTGCGCTCAGCGACCGGGCGGAGGCCGAGGCCAGGGCGGCCGCGGCAGCCGCGCGGTTCCTCGACACGTTCACGGTCGACCGGGTGGTCGACCGCATGGTCGAGTTTTACGCGCGTGCGCGGTCCGGCAGCCGCACATGA
- a CDS encoding GNAT family N-acetyltransferase — protein MTNQYEGGVLVRELAKDDEPAVLDLLGTALAGGPTGERTQEFFDWKHRDNPFGSSPGLVAEAPDGSIVAVRLFLRWEFVHQGETVRAVRAVDTATHPSWQGRGLFTALTRELLDRVARDTDLVFNTPNANSLPGYLRLGWHEVGKVPIALHPIRPLAFAKGLRELRSGAPEKEKALTSTDFARTKGRGAVSSSYASGSSATASVTSLPDISELPRATADDSSIRCRFPTVRQFFADPAARNGLDELIDDAESADAALWPDRMRTPVTEAYLRWRYEAAPGLDYRVIAAYRQGRLDGVAFGRPRMRGPLAEFTLSQLLIRPGDRMTARRLLSAAGLSGCDHVATHLTPGSDASRAARYAGYATPPRTGMLMVARPLRPLRPGLEPLTLNSWHLALGDLEVF, from the coding sequence ATGACCAACCAATACGAAGGCGGCGTCCTGGTCAGAGAGTTGGCGAAGGACGACGAGCCGGCCGTGCTGGACCTCCTGGGCACGGCCCTCGCCGGCGGGCCGACGGGTGAGCGCACCCAGGAGTTCTTCGACTGGAAGCACCGCGACAACCCCTTCGGGAGCAGCCCGGGCCTGGTCGCCGAGGCCCCCGACGGCTCGATCGTGGCCGTACGCCTGTTCCTGCGCTGGGAGTTCGTACACCAGGGCGAAACGGTGCGCGCGGTTCGGGCGGTCGACACGGCGACCCACCCGTCGTGGCAGGGCCGGGGCCTGTTCACCGCGCTGACGCGGGAGTTGCTCGACCGGGTCGCGCGGGACACCGACCTGGTGTTCAACACGCCCAACGCGAACAGCCTTCCGGGGTACCTCCGGCTGGGCTGGCACGAGGTGGGCAAGGTCCCGATCGCCCTGCACCCGATCAGGCCGCTGGCGTTCGCCAAGGGCCTGCGCGAACTGCGGTCGGGCGCCCCGGAGAAGGAGAAGGCGCTCACGTCGACCGACTTCGCGCGGACGAAAGGCCGGGGCGCGGTGAGCAGTTCGTACGCGTCCGGCTCGTCCGCGACGGCATCCGTCACGTCCCTGCCCGACATCAGCGAGCTGCCCCGGGCCACCGCGGACGACTCGTCGATCCGCTGCCGGTTTCCGACGGTGCGTCAGTTCTTCGCGGACCCGGCGGCCCGGAACGGCCTGGACGAGCTGATCGACGACGCCGAGTCCGCGGACGCCGCGCTGTGGCCGGACCGGATGCGCACCCCCGTGACCGAGGCGTACCTGCGCTGGCGCTACGAGGCGGCCCCCGGTCTCGACTACCGGGTGATCGCGGCCTACCGGCAGGGCAGGCTGGACGGTGTGGCGTTCGGACGGCCGCGCATGCGGGGGCCGTTGGCGGAGTTCACGCTGTCGCAGCTGCTGATCCGCCCGGGCGACCGGATGACCGCGCGGCGGCTCCTGTCGGCGGCCGGGCTGTCCGGCTGCGACCACGTCGCGACCCACCTGACGCCCGGCTCGGACGCGTCGCGGGCCGCGCGCTACGCGGGCTACGCGACGCCGCCGCGCACCGGCATGCTCATGGTGGCCAGGCCACTGCGTCCACTGCGACCCGGCCTGGAGCCGTTGACGCTGAACTCCTGGCATCTGGCCTTGGGTGACCTGGAGGTCTTTTGA
- a CDS encoding glycosyltransferase, which translates to MHGSSPRDGVLHVITDPRRRGAQTFAYDLHHELRARGTASRIVALAPDPPAPPAPNEPPAPPAPPPARAPGAHDLPVRTLGSRRLGRDTLSALRHEANGHRVVVAHGSSTLPACALALAFARIPFVYVSIGDPRHWAPTRLRRLRVGLMLRRAEAVASVSALGRELLLRHYGLPPDRVRSIPNGRRPEAYPRVDAASRAAARAQLGVPDDAVVLAVVGALGPEKRVDVAIEAFARLAADPPTRPGGELLLLIAGDGALRGRLTDVAAELAPGRVRFLGTVDDAGPVYRAADALLLTSDSEGVPGVLVEAGLSGIPAVATDVGFVRDVVLDARTGALVAPGDPAAVAAGVRRVLADAATLGAAAHGHCVGTYAMASVVDAWQELLEGIAAPTA; encoded by the coding sequence ATGCACGGCTCTTCACCCCGCGACGGGGTGCTGCACGTGATCACCGATCCGCGGCGCCGCGGGGCCCAGACGTTCGCGTACGACCTGCACCACGAGCTGCGGGCGCGCGGCACGGCGTCGCGCATCGTGGCCCTGGCTCCGGACCCGCCGGCGCCGCCCGCGCCGAACGAGCCGCCCGCGCCGCCCGCGCCGCCGCCCGCCCGAGCACCCGGCGCCCACGACCTCCCGGTTCGCACGCTCGGCAGCCGCCGCCTGGGCCGCGACACGCTGTCGGCCCTGCGCCACGAGGCGAACGGCCACCGCGTCGTCGTCGCGCACGGGTCGTCCACGCTCCCGGCCTGCGCGCTCGCCCTGGCCTTCGCCCGCATCCCCTTCGTCTACGTCAGCATCGGCGACCCCCGGCACTGGGCCCCGACACGGCTGCGCCGACTGCGGGTCGGGCTCATGCTGCGCCGCGCCGAGGCGGTGGCGTCGGTATCGGCACTCGGCCGCGAACTACTCCTTCGGCACTACGGGTTGCCACCCGACCGCGTCCGCTCGATCCCGAACGGACGGCGCCCCGAGGCGTATCCGCGCGTCGACGCCGCCTCGCGCGCCGCCGCCCGCGCGCAACTCGGGGTCCCCGACGACGCGGTGGTCCTGGCCGTGGTCGGCGCGCTCGGGCCGGAGAAGCGCGTCGACGTCGCGATCGAGGCGTTCGCCCGCCTGGCGGCCGACCCGCCGACGCGGCCCGGAGGTGAACTCCTGCTGCTCATCGCGGGGGACGGCGCCCTGCGCGGCCGGCTGACCGACGTCGCCGCCGAACTCGCCCCCGGACGCGTGAGGTTCCTCGGGACGGTGGACGACGCGGGACCCGTCTACCGGGCCGCCGACGCGCTGCTGCTCACCAGCGACAGCGAGGGCGTCCCGGGCGTGCTGGTGGAGGCCGGCCTGTCGGGCATCCCCGCGGTCGCGACGGATGTGGGGTTCGTCCGCGACGTGGTGCTCGACGCGAGGACCGGCGCGCTCGTCGCACCGGGCGACCCGGCGGCGGTCGCGGCCGGGGTCAGGCGGGTGCTCGCGGACGCCGCGACCCTGGGCGCGGCGGCCCACGGGCACTGCGTGGGGACGTACGCGATGGCCTCGGTGGTGGACGCCTGGCAGGAGCTGCTGGAGGGCATCGCGGCGCCGACCGCGTGA
- a CDS encoding ABC transporter ATP-binding protein, whose protein sequence is MSPDGSIEAVHLWKRFRADSRRMLLRDNLGRIVRKVTRRDAADWRWALRDINLHIRPGEAVGLIGSNGSGKSTLLKMLTGVMYPYAGRIDVRGRIGALIEVRAGIHPDLTGRENAYLYGSLLGLKRSEVAARFDDIVEFAELGTAIDRQVKWYSSGMQMRLGFAVAAFLEPDVLLVDEVLAVGDALFQQKCLDRMRAVLEQGTTLVLVSHDLAAVESICTRGVWLEQGDIRADGPIRTALRGYRDSVEEETGLRTKTDEPVRLTHCDVRGVGQPGLTTSAPMVVDLDFATERGGPAVLHIGVTEGTANPVFTARREIFLGWAGNQVRCTIGQLPLPRGRYALWVGIYDADGHPLMGWAPAHQFDVAGPDLDTPPRAVVMAAPVYVDHVWES, encoded by the coding sequence ATGTCGCCTGACGGGAGCATCGAAGCCGTCCACCTGTGGAAGCGGTTCCGCGCCGACAGCCGCCGCATGCTGCTGCGCGACAACCTGGGCCGCATCGTCCGCAAGGTCACCCGCCGCGACGCCGCGGACTGGCGCTGGGCCCTGCGCGACATCAACCTGCACATCCGGCCGGGCGAGGCCGTCGGTCTGATCGGCTCCAACGGCTCCGGCAAGTCCACGCTGCTCAAGATGCTGACCGGCGTGATGTACCCGTACGCCGGACGCATCGACGTACGCGGGCGCATCGGAGCGCTCATCGAGGTCCGGGCCGGTATTCACCCCGATCTGACGGGGCGTGAAAACGCTTATCTGTACGGCTCGTTGCTCGGACTCAAACGCTCCGAGGTGGCCGCCCGATTCGACGACATCGTGGAATTCGCCGAACTGGGCACGGCCATCGACCGCCAGGTGAAGTGGTACTCGTCCGGTATGCAGATGCGCCTCGGATTCGCCGTCGCCGCGTTCCTGGAGCCCGACGTCCTGCTCGTCGACGAAGTCCTCGCCGTCGGCGACGCGTTGTTCCAGCAGAAATGCCTCGATCGCATGCGCGCGGTCCTCGAACAAGGCACCACTCTCGTCCTCGTCTCCCACGACCTGGCGGCCGTGGAATCCATCTGCACGCGCGGCGTCTGGCTCGAACAAGGCGACATCCGCGCCGACGGCCCGATCCGCACCGCACTGCGCGGCTACCGCGACAGCGTGGAGGAGGAGACCGGGCTGCGCACCAAAACCGACGAGCCCGTGCGCCTGACGCACTGCGACGTCCGCGGCGTCGGGCAGCCCGGCCTCACCACCAGCGCCCCCATGGTCGTCGACCTGGACTTCGCCACCGAACGCGGCGGCCCCGCCGTGCTGCACATCGGGGTCACCGAAGGCACCGCCAACCCGGTCTTCACCGCCCGGCGCGAGATCTTCCTCGGCTGGGCCGGCAACCAGGTGCGCTGCACGATCGGGCAACTGCCCCTGCCGCGCGGGCGGTACGCCCTGTGGGTCGGCATCTACGACGCCGACGGCCACCCGCTCATGGGCTGGGCCCCCGCCCACCAGTTCGACGTCGCCGGGCCCGACCTCGACACGCCGCCGCGCGCGGTCGTGATGGCCGCACCCGTCTACGTCGACCACGTCTGGGAGTCGTGA
- a CDS encoding glycosyltransferase, with product MSPPRTRVLWLTKGLGRGGAEQLLVNGARHVDRTRFDVEVAYVLPWKDALVPDLREAGVTVHCLGDRPPPSDRTVRGRRADGGAPDRADRAWPLRLRRLVTARGYDLVHTHMPVPAVAARVLARGTVLVHTEHNLWHRYRAPTRLANSWTYHRNSAVIAVSRAVAGTIDPARLPRGRAGVAPLRVIYHGPDLGGVLPGAGARERARRLLDLDPDGFAYGVVANFTPKKDHAGLLEAHALLRRTEPGARIVLVGLGPLEAALRERASRPDLAGSVVFTGSRGDVPELLPGFDVFALGSRQEGLPVALMEAMATGLPVVVTDVGGMPEIVTDGVEGRVVRSGDPAAFAAALAEAAADPALRGAWGQAARLRSRTFDVAGAQARIEDVYREVLAL from the coding sequence GTGAGCCCCCCCAGAACGCGCGTGTTGTGGCTCACCAAAGGCCTCGGGCGCGGCGGCGCCGAGCAGTTGCTCGTCAATGGTGCGCGGCACGTCGACCGCACACGCTTCGATGTCGAGGTCGCGTACGTCCTGCCGTGGAAGGACGCGCTCGTCCCCGATCTGCGCGAGGCGGGGGTGACCGTGCACTGCCTCGGCGACCGCCCGCCGCCCTCGGATCGGACCGTCCGGGGCCGACGGGCCGACGGCGGCGCACCCGACCGGGCCGACCGCGCCTGGCCGCTGCGGCTGCGCCGCCTGGTCACCGCCCGCGGCTACGACCTGGTCCACACGCACATGCCCGTCCCGGCCGTCGCGGCCCGGGTGCTGGCACGCGGCACGGTGCTCGTCCACACCGAGCACAACCTGTGGCACCGCTACCGCGCGCCGACCCGCCTCGCGAACTCCTGGACGTACCACCGCAATTCCGCGGTCATCGCGGTCTCGCGCGCGGTCGCCGGCACCATCGATCCGGCGCGGTTGCCGCGCGGCCGTGCCGGGGTCGCGCCGCTGCGCGTGATCTACCACGGCCCGGACCTGGGCGGCGTCCTCCCCGGGGCGGGCGCGCGCGAACGGGCGCGCCGCCTGCTCGACCTGGATCCGGACGGGTTCGCCTACGGCGTCGTCGCGAACTTCACGCCCAAGAAAGACCACGCGGGACTCCTGGAGGCCCACGCCCTGCTGCGCCGCACCGAACCGGGGGCCCGCATCGTGCTGGTGGGGCTCGGACCGCTGGAGGCGGCGTTGCGTGAGCGGGCCTCGCGCCCCGACCTCGCCGGTTCGGTGGTGTTCACCGGCTCGCGCGGCGACGTCCCCGAACTGCTGCCCGGTTTCGATGTTTTCGCCCTGGGTTCGCGGCAGGAAGGCCTGCCGGTCGCGTTGATGGAGGCGATGGCCACGGGCCTGCCCGTCGTGGTCACGGATGTCGGCGGCATGCCGGAGATCGTGACTGACGGCGTGGAGGGCCGCGTCGTACGCTCGGGGGACCCCGCCGCGTTCGCGGCGGCTCTCGCGGAGGCAGCCGCCGACCCGGCGCTGCGCGGGGCTTGGGGCCAAGCGGCGCGGCTGCGCTCGCGGACGTTCGACGTCGCGGGTGCGCAGGCGCGAATCGAGGACGTGTACCGGGAGGTATTGGCGCTATGA
- a CDS encoding glycosyltransferase family 4 protein — protein sequence MTDGLVFLHAGAFSGSAPGLLRALRELTDVTAYDLMPLARDPRLAGARVRATAEARLFGAGTPWTKTTAWPRAVQGHIARKGLLDSERPVLIVQSLPAIVPPAGVRYAVYTDRVGLEGTSGISGVAPAPGPPSPPAPRSGPSPDPDDPAGGSGAHRSRYTPGWLDRERAMIAGAHRIYVMGHSTADAVVRRYGVPGERVEVVGAGVNVPADPPAAERRLPDGPPALLFVGVEWERKGGPELIEAFVRVHAENPAWRLTLAGGAPAGALPPGVTAVGRVPHDRMPELYARADALVIPTHREPFGIALVEAISRGLPCVGTTVGNQRTIVADAGILVEPGDVDALTRALRGLDSDYPGLRRRAEARGAVLRDTMTWPHVARTIWEGLG from the coding sequence GTGACCGACGGACTGGTGTTCCTCCACGCGGGCGCCTTCTCCGGCTCCGCCCCCGGACTCCTGCGCGCCCTGCGGGAGTTGACCGACGTCACGGCGTACGACCTGATGCCGCTCGCCCGCGACCCCCGGCTCGCGGGGGCCCGCGTGCGCGCGACCGCCGAGGCCCGGCTCTTCGGCGCCGGGACGCCGTGGACCAAGACCACCGCCTGGCCGAGGGCCGTCCAGGGGCACATCGCCCGCAAGGGCCTCCTTGACAGCGAACGGCCGGTGCTCATCGTGCAGTCGCTGCCCGCGATCGTCCCGCCCGCCGGAGTGCGGTACGCGGTCTACACCGACCGCGTCGGGCTCGAGGGGACATCCGGGATCTCGGGGGTGGCTCCAGCCCCCGGGCCTCCGTCGCCACCGGCGCCGCGGTCCGGGCCCTCGCCGGACCCCGACGACCCCGCGGGCGGCAGCGGCGCGCACCGGTCGCGCTACACGCCCGGGTGGCTCGACCGCGAACGCGCCATGATCGCCGGGGCACACCGGATCTACGTCATGGGCCACAGCACCGCCGACGCCGTCGTGCGCCGCTACGGAGTCCCCGGCGAACGGGTCGAGGTGGTCGGCGCGGGGGTGAACGTACCCGCGGATCCCCCGGCCGCCGAGCGCCGACTCCCCGACGGGCCACCCGCGTTGCTGTTCGTCGGCGTCGAATGGGAGCGCAAGGGCGGCCCCGAACTGATCGAGGCGTTCGTGCGGGTGCACGCCGAGAACCCCGCGTGGCGTCTGACCCTGGCCGGCGGCGCCCCCGCCGGAGCCCTGCCCCCCGGCGTCACCGCCGTCGGGCGCGTGCCGCACGACCGCATGCCCGAGCTGTACGCGCGGGCGGACGCACTCGTCATCCCCACCCACCGCGAGCCGTTCGGCATCGCCCTGGTCGAGGCGATCTCACGCGGACTCCCGTGCGTCGGCACGACCGTGGGCAACCAGCGCACGATCGTCGCGGACGCGGGCATCCTCGTCGAGCCCGGGGATGTCGACGCACTCACCCGCGCCCTGCGCGGGCTCGACAGCGACTACCCGGGCCTGCGGCGCCGCGCCGAGGCGCGCGGAGCCGTCCTGCGCGACACGATGACGTGGCCGCACGTGGCCCGCACGATCTGGGAGGGGCTGGGGTGA
- a CDS encoding ABC transporter permease yields MDGARPYTRINGRTHQPPPAHAAESPPADADIGPPPELRFKRRIGLLRGIRELWHARELVRTLAERDLRARYKQAVLGFAWAILTPVMLMIVFTVVFQRVGNVSEIAQSHGAPYPLFSYVGLLGWTFFMTAVTQGASAIISNGPLLNKVYCPREVFPLATVIVALFDMMIAALVLVLLFGIYTQAPAGTSYIAPIFLVIQIEVALGAALLLSASVVYFRDIRHMLPLLMQMGMFATPVAYGLDQITKDWLVPYVAANPLAAVIDGYRRTILYGEHPDWRLTGVAALSATLMLLIGYRVFKKLETGIADVA; encoded by the coding sequence GTGGACGGCGCGCGACCGTACACCCGGATCAACGGCCGTACGCATCAACCACCTCCGGCGCACGCCGCCGAATCACCGCCCGCCGACGCGGATATCGGCCCGCCGCCCGAACTGCGGTTCAAACGCCGCATCGGGCTGCTGCGCGGCATCCGCGAGCTGTGGCACGCCCGCGAGTTGGTGCGCACACTCGCCGAGCGCGACCTGCGCGCCCGCTACAAGCAGGCCGTGCTCGGATTCGCGTGGGCGATCCTGACACCCGTCATGCTCATGATCGTCTTCACGGTCGTGTTCCAACGGGTCGGCAACGTCAGCGAGATCGCGCAGTCACACGGCGCGCCGTACCCGCTGTTCAGCTATGTCGGCCTGCTCGGCTGGACGTTCTTCATGACGGCGGTCACCCAGGGCGCGAGCGCGATCATCTCCAACGGACCGCTGCTGAACAAGGTCTACTGCCCGCGCGAGGTCTTCCCGCTGGCCACCGTCATCGTCGCGCTGTTCGACATGATGATCGCCGCGCTCGTGCTGGTGCTGCTCTTCGGCATCTACACGCAGGCACCGGCCGGAACCTCGTACATCGCCCCGATCTTCCTGGTGATCCAGATCGAAGTCGCCCTGGGCGCCGCGCTGTTGCTGTCGGCCTCGGTCGTCTACTTCCGCGACATCCGGCACATGCTCCCGCTGCTGATGCAGATGGGCATGTTCGCCACCCCGGTCGCGTACGGCCTGGACCAGATCACCAAGGACTGGCTGGTCCCGTACGTCGCCGCCAACCCGCTCGCCGCCGTCATCGACGGATACCGCCGCACGATCCTCTACGGCGAGCACCCCGACTGGCGGCTCACCGGCGTCGCCGCGCTGTCCGCGACGCTCATGCTGCTGATCGGCTACCGGGTCTTCAAGAAGCTCGAAACGGGGATCGCCGATGTCGCCTGA